In Triticum aestivum cultivar Chinese Spring chromosome 5B, IWGSC CS RefSeq v2.1, whole genome shotgun sequence, the following proteins share a genomic window:
- the LOC123113238 gene encoding pentatricopeptide repeat-containing protein At3g53700, chloroplastic codes for MAFAMSLASCPGASLQAATDRPSSLGSPAPRPRPVPRWRWPRLRPSAFASDQQALLAALREQADPEAALRMLNSALARDDFAPGRDVYEEIIRKLGTAGAFDLMKVLVREMRQEGHQAGPGVVQSFVEGYARLHMFDDAFDLVLNQLDMFGVQGDALVVVYNQLLRTLMEGSKIKLLESAYTEMSNRGVKPDLATYNTVINALCRVHQVRTAVLMLEDMSSNGVAPDEVTFTTLMQGFVEEGSIEAALRMKARMSEMGCSPTSVTVNVLINGYCKLGRVEDALSYVQQEIADGFEPDQVTFSTFVHGLCQNGHVDHALKVMDLMLQQGSDPDVFTYTTVVNCLCQNGELDEAKAVINQMVDSSCLPDVTTFNTLIVALCTENRLEEALNLARDLTVKGLSPNVYTFNILIDALCKVGDPHLAVRLFEEMKSSGCTPDELTYNILIDNLCSSGKLAKALDLLKEMEVSGCPLSTVTYNTIIDGLCKKLRIEEAEEVFDQMDVTGIERNAITFNTLVDGLCMAERIDDAAELIEQMISEGLQPNNITYNSILTHYCKQGNIGKAADVLQTMTENGFEVDTVTYATLINGLCKARRTQAALKLLRGMRMKGMRPTPKAFNPVIQSLFRGNNARDALNLYREMTEVGEPPDALTYKIVFRGLCRGGGPIKEAFDFLVEMADKGFIPEFSSFRMLADGLLNLGMDDYLISAIELIAEKANFRESDVSAIRGYLRIRKFYDALATFGRLLDINNPRWTYR; via the coding sequence ATGGCCTTCGCAATGAGCCTAGCCTCCTGCCCCGGCGCGtcgcttcaggcggcgacggacaGGCCGTCCAGCCTCGGCTCCCCGGCGCCGCGGCCGCGACCTGTACCGCGCTGGCGGTGGCCACGCCTCCGGCCGTCCGCGTTCGCCTCCGACCAGCAGGCGCTTCTGGCCGCCCTGCGCGAGCAGGCGGACCCCGAGGCGGCGCTCCGGATGCTCAACTCGGCGCTCGCGCGGGACGACTTCGCGCCCGGCCGCGACGTCTACGAGGAGATCATCCGGAAGCTCGGGACGGCCGGCGCCTTCGACCTCATGAAGGTGCTCGTCAGGGAGATGCGCCAGGAAGGGCACCAGGCTGGGCCGGGCGTGGTGCAGTCGTTTGTAGAGGGCTATGCGCGGCTGCACATGTTCGATGATGCCTTCGACTTGGTTCTGAACCAGCTCGACATGTTTGGCGTTCAGGGGGACGCACTGGTGGTGGTGTACAATCAGCTTCTCCGTACTCTTATGGAGGGGAGTAAGATCAAGCTCCTTGAGTCCGCTTATACGGAGATGAGCAATCGGGGTGTCAAACCTGACCTTGCCACTTACAACACGGTTATTAATGCGTTGTGTCGAGTTCATCAGGTTAGGACTGCAGTTTTGATGCTGGAGGACATGTCTAGCAACGGTGTGGCACCTGACGAGGTGACATTCACTACGTTGATGCAAGGTTTTGTCGAGGAGGGGAGTATTGAGGCGGCACTGAGGATGAAGGCTCGGATGTCAGAAATGGGATGCTCGCCAACAAGTGTAACAGTCAATGTTTTGATTAACGGGTACTGCAAGCTGGGAAGAGTCGAAGATGCCCTCAGTTATGTACAGCAAGAGATTGCAGATGGTTTTGAACCTGACCAGGTCACATTCAGTACATTTGTTCATGGTCTGTGCCAAAATGGGCATGTTGATCATGCCCTCAAAGTCATGGATTTGATGCTCCAGCAGGGTAGTGATCCAGATGTTTTCACCTACACTACTGTTGTAAACTGCTTGTGTCAAAATGGAGAACTTGACGAGGCTAAGGCAGTCATAAATCAGATGGTGGATAGCAGTTGTTTGCCTGACGTTACCACCTTCAATACTCTCATTGTTGCCCTATGCACAGAGAATCGGCTTGAGGAAGCCTTGAACCTTGCACGCGATCTGACAGTGAAGGGACTCTCTCCAAATGTTTATACTTTCAACATTTTGATAGATGCCCTTTGTAAGGTTGGAGATCCTCATCTTGCTGTTCGATTGTTTGAAGAGATGAAAAGCAGTGGATGCACCCCTGATGAACTTACATACAATATATTGATTGATAACCTGTGCTCATCGGGGAAGCTTGCCAAAGCTTTGGATTTGTTGAAGGAGATGGAAGTTAGTGGTTGTCCTCTGAGCACAGTGACATATAACACTATAATCGATGGGTTATGCAAGAAATTGAGAATAGAAGAAGCAGAGGAGGTTTTTGATCAAATGGATGTAACAGGTATTGAAAGGAATGCGATCACATTCAATACACTTGTTGATGGATTGTGCATGGCCGAAAGGATTGACGATGCTGCAGAACTTATTGAACAAATGATAAGTGAAGGGTTGCAACCTAATAATATCACTTACAATTCTATTCTAACTCATTACTGCAAGCAAGGAAACATAGGTAAAGCTGCTGATGTTTTACAAACTATGACCGAAAATGGATTTGAAGTTGATACTGTTACATATGCAACACTCATTAATGGCCTGTGCAAGGCTCGTCGGACTCAGGCTGCTTTGAAGCTTCTTAGAGGTATGCGGATGAAAGGGATGAGGCCAACTCCAAAAGCCTTCAACCCTGTGATTCAGTCTCTATTTAGAGGGAATAATGCCAGAGATGCTCTGAATCTGTATAGGGAGATGACAGAAGTTGGTGAGCCTCCTGATGCTTTGACATATAAAATTGTTTTCCGTGGTCTCTGTCGTGGTGGTGGCCCTATTAAAGAAGCTTTTGATTTCTTGGTAGAGATGGCAGATAAGGGTTTCATACCAGAGTTTTCATCATTCCGCATGCTAGCTGATGGTCTACTGAACCTGGGTATGGATGATTACCTCATAAGTGCTATTGAACTAATTGCAGAGAAGGCCAACTTCAGAGAATCCGATGTTTCTGCAATAAGGGGTTATCTCAGGATCCGTAAA